In Acidobacteriota bacterium, the genomic stretch CGCCACGGCCTACGTTGACGAGGAAGGCGGTCGGCTTCATGGCGTCGAAGAGCTCTGTGTTGAATATGTCGGCGGTGTCCGGGGTCAACGGCAGACAGTTGACGACCACGTCGGCTTCGGAAACAAAGACCGGGAGGTCCTCGGTGAGCCCGACCCGGTCGACGAACGGGGGCCCGCTCCGCCGGCTGGATCGGATTCCCGTCACCCGCATCTCTGCCGCGGAGGCGAGGCGCGCGACCTCGGTGCCGATGCCGCCGAGCCCAACCACCAGCATCGTCTTGCCGCGCAGCCGCTGCAGCCGGGCGAGGTCACCAATCTCGGACCGGATCCAGGTTCCGCGATTCTGTGCCGTGACGGCATGACCGAGGCCCCTCGCGAGAGCGCGCGTCAGGGCCATGACATGCTCGGCGATCTCCGGTGACGCGAGCTTCTGGCCGTTGGTCAAGAGGACGTCGCCGCTGGCGAGCTGGGGAATTTCCAGGTAGCGTTCGACACCGGCCGAGCCGACCTGGACCCAGCGAAGGTGGGAGCCGGCCGCCAGCAAATCCGTGGTTGCGGTTCCGATGATGGCGTCGGCACCTTCGACCTGTTTCAAGGCCTGTTCGGTTGAATCGAAGGGCACGATCTCTACGCCGGGAGCCACCAGGGCAAGGAGGGGCAGCCGCTCGGGCCAATCGTCGCGCCACAGTACCTTGCGCGGCGGGGTCCAATCCGCATCATCTCGTGTTGGTGATTCCCCCTCGCGGAGAAGACGGCGTTCTGCGAGCTCCCAAGGCATTCGAAGCCCGCCGATCTCTGCGACCATCGCCTCGACCGCGACCGAGGTCGCGGCAGGGTCCTGCTCGCGCCACTCGACGAACCAGTCCGTTGACGTGTTCTCGACGATCTCCTCGGCTGATCGCCCTGTGAGGAGTGCGGCCTCGACGGTCGCCCGAAGATCTGTTAGGCGGGCGACCTGGTCGCGGAGCACCTCGGCTCCGCCCGGGCTGCCATGTCCGGGAATGACGATATTCGGCCCAAGGCTCTGGAGCCGCTCGAGGGCACCGAACCACGCGGTAAGGTCGGTATCGATAGTCGCCTCCACCCGGCCTTCGCTTGTTATCTGGCCGGTGATCAACACGCGTTCTTTCGGCAGCCATACCGCCGCGTCACCGCCAGTCGCACAACGACCGAGATCGAGCAACACAACCTCCCGCTCGGCTGCCGCGAGAGTAAATCCGGAGCTGAAAACCACTGCTGCATGCGATTGACCGCTCTCCGCCCGTTGCCTGGTCTCCGGCCGCAGTTCGATGCCCGGCGCGGCCGTTTTCTGATCTGAAGCACCGGTCGAGATTCGATATCTGGGGTGCAGGTTCGCCGGCATCCGTCCGTCGAGGTCGATTGCGAGGATGTCGGCGCCGATGGTTACGGACGTACCGTTTCGGCCCGTCGCATCATCAACCGAAACGACTACGCCGTCCGGAAGAGCATTTCCGGGGGAAGCGGCTCCGAGTACGGCGGACAGGATGACAAAAAGCAGGGCCGCAGCGACCCGGGTGGACTGGACGATTTGGCAAGGTGAATTCATGCCGGAGATCATAACCAAGAACGAGGAAAAGGGCGGCGATTGTCAGTCGTCGCTGGAGTTCGCGAAAATCCTTCCGAGGAACCGGTAGATCAGCTTGGCGACCAGGAAGTCGCTCGCCCAGAGGCCCGGGGTCGGCAGGAGCTCGACCACGTCGAAGCCGATGACCGTGCGGTGCTCTGCCACCTGTTCGAGGAGGGCGTCGACCTGGTACCAGTCGAGGCCTCCAGGCTCGGGGGTGCCGGTGGCCGGCATCACGGAAGAATCAAAGCAGTCGACGTCGATCGTCAGGTAGACCTTGCCGGTGAGCAGGTCCACGGCCCGTTCGATCCAATTCGAATCCTCAGCGGGACGGCAGATCTCGTGGGCGAAGAAGACACGTTCTTGATCGAGGTGCGGCATCTCGGGTCCGTCGACCGCGCGGATACCAATTTGCACGATCGGGCACCACCTCCGAGCCCAGTTCATCGTGCAGGCGTGATTGAAACGCGAGCCGTGGTACGACTCGCGGGTGTCGGAGTGGGCGTCGAGCTGCAGGATGGTGAGGTCCGGTACGAGGCGCGCGGCCGCCCTGATGGCGCCGATGGAGATCGAATGATCGCCGCCCAGAGTCACCGGTAGGGTCCCTCTCTCGATCAGCTCCCCGACCCGCGCATCGACACGATCCGCCAGTTCTTCTGGAGGGCCCTGGAACTCTACCGGGTCGAGAGTGGCAATGCCCCACCGGCATGGTTCGATGCCGAGCGCGACGTCAAAGTTTTCGAGGTGGTGCGACGCCTCGAGAATCGCCTCTGGAGCGCGGGCGGCGCCCTTGCGCCAGGTCGCCGTTTGGTCGTACGGCACCGGCAGGATTGCCGCCCTGGCGCTCTTGATGTCTGCCAGATCGTCGGCCAGCCCGAAATAGTGTCTGAGGGGATCGTGTTCGGTCACTGGCACCTCCCTGTGGGCGCACGTGGATCCTACCAGCGACCGGGCGGTGAGGGGTTGCGGTGAGACAGGTCTGTGCCATGCTGTGCAGGATGAGTTTCCTAGAAGAGCTTTTCGGAGCGGTTGAACAGGCCGTTCAGTTGGATCCGGCAACCCGGCAGCGGTTGCTGGCGTCAATCGCGATCATCCTGGGTCTGTGGTTGATCAGGTTTCTAGTGCTGGTCGTCGTGAACCGCCGCAGCGATGATGTTCGGGTCCGTTACAGGTGGAAGAAAAGCACGCAGTATCTGGCGGTCACCGTCGCAGTCTTTGCTCTCGGGGTGATCTGGATCCAGGGGTTCTCGTCATTCGCGACCTTCCTCGGTCTCCTGTCGGCAGGCCTCGCCATCGCTCTCAAAGATCTGGTGGCGAACTTCGTCGGCTGGGCCTTCATCCTCTGGCGGAGGCCGTTCGAGGTCGGTGACCGGATCGAGATCGGCGGTACCGCGGGGGACGTCATCGACCTCCGAATCTTTCAGTTCACCTTGCTCGAAATCGGCAACTGGGTCGATGCCGACCAGAGCACGGGACGCGTGATCCACGTCAACAACGGCCGAGTCTTCACCGAATCGCTGGCTAACTTCACCATGGGTTTCGATTTGATATGGAACGAGATCGCAGTGCTGGTGACCTTCGAAAGCGACTGGAAGAGGGCCAGGGAAATCCTGGCCGAAATTGCCGCGAGGCACGGCGCGGAGTTGAGCGAGACGGCAGAAGCGAAGGTGCGGCAGGCGGCACGAAAATTCATGATCTTCTACTCGAAGCTGACGCCGACCGTCTACACCACGGTTCGCGACTGCGGGGTGCTGCTGACGATTCGCTATCTTTGCGATCCCCGCCGGAGAAGAAGCACCGAACAGGCCATCTGGGAGGACATCCTCGATGCCTTCGCAGCATCCGACGACATCGACTTCGCCTACCCGACGCAACGCTTCTACGACAACCTGACCGAAGGGAAACCGGGCGCCAATCCAATCCAAAGCGGGAATGACACCTGAGGAATCAGGAATCTCCACCGAGGGATTCTTTCGCGCCGAGACTTCGTTGTGGTTATCTGTGAGCGACTCACAGAGGCTCCGACGGGAGCGCAAGACCGTTCGTCTGATGGTCGGGATGTACTGTGCCGGCCACCACGGTGGCGGCGGCCTTTGCCCCGCGTGCGCAAAACTCGCGGCATTTGCCGACCGCAAGCTCGAACTCTGCCCATACGGTCCGGATAAGCCGACCTGCAGCGACTGTCCGATTCATTGCTACCGCGCGGAACCGCGGGAAATGATGCGGGAGGTCATGCGATACGCCGGGCCGAGGATGCTGAAGAGGCATCCTGTCCTGGCAGTGATGCATCTCTTCGACGAGAAGCGCGAACCGCCTCCTTTGCCGAAAAGGCGGAGGTTTCTGTAGCGGGGACGAGGTTCGCTGCGACAAGCCGCCGGATTGAGTGGTCGCCCGCAAAAGCCGAGATTCAGAGCCGGACAAGAAGCCCAAGAAACGGGCTAGTCGACGTGTTTGCCTCCCGGTTCTAGGGCGAGTAATCTCCGGCTGGTGACAATATCCCTACAGCCAGAGGTTCGCTTACAATGCGACTATCGCGCACCGACCGGAGGTCGATAATGAAGCGTGAATTCAAGGTATCGCCCGAGGGTTTCTTGCGGCCCTTTGGCAGATTCATGATTGGCACTACCCTGGTGATCGTCGTGGTGTCGTCGATCGCCTGTTCGGCCTACCTGAGTTCCTCCGACGATTCCTGGACAGTGACTTTCTTCAAGGACCCCGACAGGGTGTGGAGCGCCATCGAAATGGTGTTGATCGAGCTCGACTACGAGGTCGTCGAAAAGAACCGGCCCGACGGGATGATTCGAGCGCAATCGGACCCCGCAGAGGACGGGACCGTGGTAGCGCTCGCCATCGACCAGGTGATGCGGACTGACGACCAGGTCAATGTCTACGTCAAGCCCTCATTCGTGGGCAACGCCGGATCGCAAAATCCGGACGCCTTGAAGACGGCCGCGGACGAGTTCGTCAAAGCCCTCGAGAGCAAGCTCTAGGGCGCCCAAAGGCCGAGATTCTGCTGCTTCGCCCGTCGTTCGATCTCGCGGTAATGCTCGTATCCATCGGGTAGATGTTCCGGATCAACTCTCGCGTAACCGAGCTCGAGGAGCTCGGCCGCGATATCGGTGCCGGATCCCTTTTCCGACAGACCCCGACCATACACGATCGTGGCAAAGGCCAGTCCGTCCTCTCCATGAACGATTCCGGCTGCGGTGTTGTCGGTGGTCCAGGTGAACACCGCGACGCGTTTGCCCTCGATCCGTAGCTTGACGAACTCGTGGGCCTGCCGACCGATCGGGGTGATCGGGTCGGGGACCCACACCCCGGCCAGGTGGACGGCAAACCCGCCCTCGAACTCTATGAGGTTGCCGGACGAGACCTCGGCGACCACGAGAGTGTTGGCGGCCACCGGAATGGCCACGCTAGCTGCGAGAATGAACAGCGGGCGCAGAAATCGTCGACGCATGCGGACCTCCCGTATCGAACGTCTTCTTCAAGTGTGATGCCGGATCGTGGCGAAAGTTCCTCCGGGCCGTGGCGATTGTTGGGCATCCCGAAAATCTTCCATCGGGAAATCGGGGAGGCTCGCGCTATCCTGACGGCGTGGTGGCGTCGGCGAACAGCTCATTTCGAGGCATCCTGCGTACGGTCGGGCCAGGCATCGCCATTGCCGCTACGGGCGTGGGTGCCGGCGACCTGCTGGCGGCGATGCTCGCCGGTGCGGACTTCGGCACCGCACTGACGTGGGTGGTGGTCGTCGGAGCGGCCCTCAAGCTCGGCCTCAACGAGGGGGTGGCGAGATGGCAGCTCGCCACCAACACGACGCTGCTCGAGGGCTGGTGCCGGTATCTCGGCTGGCCGTTCAAGATTTACTTTCTCGCCTACCTCGTGCTGTGGAGCTTCATCGTGGCCGGGGGCCTGATGAGCGCCTGCGGGGTGGCTGCGCACGCGCTGTGGCCCCTGTTCAGCATCCGTAGCTGGGCAATAGTCCATTCGATCGCGGCCCTGCTGCTGGTCGTCCTCGGGCGGTACGCCGTCTTCGAAAACACCATGAAGATCCTGATCGGCCTGATGACGATCACGTTGCTGGCGAGTGTGCTCATCGTAGGACCGGATCTCGTCTCGGTCCTCCACGGCCTTGTTCCAACCCTTCCCAGCGGTTCGGCCGGAGCCGCGTTGAGTTTGATGGGTGGCGTGGGCGGCAGCGTGACCTTGCTTGCCTATGGCTACTGGATCAGGGAGAGAGGGTGGGAGGGCCAGGCACGGGTCGCCGGCGTGCGCCTCGATCTAACCCTGGGCTACGCGTTGACCGGGCTTTTCGGGATCGCGATGTTGCTTCTCGCCGCCGCCGTTCTCGGTGGTGCAGGGGGTCTGCCGCCAGGGAGCGAGGGCCTTGTGGCCTGCGGAAACGCGGTGCGGGAGGCGGCCTCGTCGCGCTTCGGTGGTGTCACGGGAAGCGTCGCGTCTTCGGTGTTTCTGGTCGGCGTGTGGGGCGCGGTCTTCACCTCTACCCTCGGCGTCTGGAACGGCGTACCGTATCTCTTCGCGGACTACCTGGATGCCCTTCGCGGGCGGTTTGGCTCCGAGGTGGAAACGTCCGGTGCCGCCTACCGCGGCTTTTTGCTCTACATCGCGGTGCCGCCGATGATGCTGCTCTTCCTCGATCGTCCGATGTGGGTGATCAAGGTTTACACCCTGACTGGTGGTCTTTTCATGCCGCTGCTCGCGGGAACCCTGTTGTTTTTGAATTCGAGACAAAAACTGGTCGGAGAGCTGAGGAACGGCCCGGTTGCGCTCGCGACGCTGATGCTGGCGCTGGTCCTATTCGCTGCCATCGCAGCGCGGCAGCTCATCGATCTCCTCTGATGACGGGACGCGGTCGAGTCGCTTCTCGAGTATGCGTTCCAGTTCCTCGAAAGTCACCCCCAGGCGGCGCGCGGTTCCGACAGCGAGCGAGGTGCTGGCGACGCCGGGGATGAATCGAAAGGTGGGTCCGCTCTCTTCATCGACCTCTGCCTGGAGAAACGCGATGCCGGCCGAAGCGTTTCGGTGCTGAAGTTGGTCGGCAAAGTCGAGAAAATGGGTGGTCACGAGCGCGAATGGACGGATCTGCCTGAGGAGTCGTAGGACCATGTCAACGATCTCGATCGCTTCGGAGGGATTGGTGCCAGAACACAGCTCGTCAAGGAGAACCAGGGAGCCGGCGGGCACGTTCTCGAAGAGATTCCGCAAGCGCATGAGCTCGGTGCCAAGGCGGCCCTCGGCCTGATCGGCGCGATCGAGCTCGACGATCGACGCGAAGAGGCCGGCGACGAGCGGGATCCGTGCCGCCGAACAGGGAGCGTAGAGCCCGCAGTGGGCGAGGACCTGGGCGATGCCAACGGCCTGGAGGAGACGGGTCTTTCCGCCGGAGTTCGGTCCTGTGACGAGGTTGATGGGGCGATCCCCTCTGACTATCAGATCGGTCGGCACCGGCAATTCCGGCAGAATCAGGAGCAACGGGTTGAACAGGTCGCGGATCTCGAGCTCGGTGTGTGAGCCGATTGAAGGGAGACAGACGTCGAGCCCACGAAATCTCGAGCTGGCAGCGAACGTGCGAGCCACCATGTAGAGCTCGAGGTGGCAAATCAACTGGATGAGGCGCACGACCGCCGGCGCGATGTCCTGCCACACGTCCATGCTGAGGCGTTCGGCGATCTCCTCCGACCCGAGGCTGTAGCGTCGAAAAAAGATCCGGAGGCGGTCCCACCAACGCCTCAGGGGCCGACGATAGTAGGGGTTCCCCTTGGCCTCGCTGAGGCCGCGAATCTCGAGGTGGCGCACCCGTCCGTCTGCACCGAGGAAAACCTCGAGATCAAGCATCGCCATTTTCTGATGGTGATCGAGCAGGGCTTCGAGTCGGCCGAACGCATCGGATTGGCGGATGCTGGTTCCGGCGTCGAACACTCTCTGCAGCCCTGAAGAGGAGCCCTCGAAGGTGTCCGTCATGTGGTGTACCACAGAGCGAAACGCGGCCAGCACGTCCATCCGGAATTTCAGCGGTTCGAGGCGCGCATCGTCTCGCGACGCGCGCAGTAGGGTCAACATCCGGTAGAGGCGAAAGAGCAGGCCTTCGACGCACTCCGCAAGCCCGGGCCGTTCTTCGAGTTCGCGGAGAATCGCCTGCCGGTAGCGAATCGTCTGCAGGTCTCCGGAGGGAGCCGAGAGCACCCGCTCGATGAACGGGCCATGGGTCTTGAATCGGTGCCCGCAGACCTCGACATTGAGATTTGCAGATACGAGCTCGGTCAGGAAGAGGTCATCTGCAAAATGCTCTGGCTGCCAGGGGGTTTCCGCGGCCGCCATCGAATCGAGCTCGCGATCGATCTCTCCTGCGCTTGCGCGCCCGAGGAAGGCGAGATCGAGCAGGTGTTTCAGGCGTTCCGGGTCA encodes the following:
- the speB gene encoding agmatinase — protein: MTEHDPLRHYFGLADDLADIKSARAAILPVPYDQTATWRKGAARAPEAILEASHHLENFDVALGIEPCRWGIATLDPVEFQGPPEELADRVDARVGELIERGTLPVTLGGDHSISIGAIRAAARLVPDLTILQLDAHSDTRESYHGSRFNHACTMNWARRWCPIVQIGIRAVDGPEMPHLDQERVFFAHEICRPAEDSNWIERAVDLLTGKVYLTIDVDCFDSSVMPATGTPEPGGLDWYQVDALLEQVAEHRTVIGFDVVELLPTPGLWASDFLVAKLIYRFLGRIFANSSDD
- a CDS encoding mechanosensitive ion channel family protein, giving the protein MSFLEELFGAVEQAVQLDPATRQRLLASIAIILGLWLIRFLVLVVVNRRSDDVRVRYRWKKSTQYLAVTVAVFALGVIWIQGFSSFATFLGLLSAGLAIALKDLVANFVGWAFILWRRPFEVGDRIEIGGTAGDVIDLRIFQFTLLEIGNWVDADQSTGRVIHVNNGRVFTESLANFTMGFDLIWNEIAVLVTFESDWKRAREILAEIAARHGAELSETAEAKVRQAARKFMIFYSKLTPTVYTTVRDCGVLLTIRYLCDPRRRRSTEQAIWEDILDAFAASDDIDFAYPTQRFYDNLTEGKPGANPIQSGNDT
- a CDS encoding nitrous oxide-stimulated promoter family protein; this encodes MTPEESGISTEGFFRAETSLWLSVSDSQRLRRERKTVRLMVGMYCAGHHGGGGLCPACAKLAAFADRKLELCPYGPDKPTCSDCPIHCYRAEPREMMREVMRYAGPRMLKRHPVLAVMHLFDEKREPPPLPKRRRFL
- a CDS encoding thermonuclease family protein, with product MRRRFLRPLFILAASVAIPVAANTLVVAEVSSGNLIEFEGGFAVHLAGVWVPDPITPIGRQAHEFVKLRIEGKRVAVFTWTTDNTAAGIVHGEDGLAFATIVYGRGLSEKGSGTDIAAELLELGYARVDPEHLPDGYEHYREIERRAKQQNLGLWAP
- a CDS encoding Nramp family divalent metal transporter; the encoded protein is MVASANSSFRGILRTVGPGIAIAATGVGAGDLLAAMLAGADFGTALTWVVVVGAALKLGLNEGVARWQLATNTTLLEGWCRYLGWPFKIYFLAYLVLWSFIVAGGLMSACGVAAHALWPLFSIRSWAIVHSIAALLLVVLGRYAVFENTMKILIGLMTITLLASVLIVGPDLVSVLHGLVPTLPSGSAGAALSLMGGVGGSVTLLAYGYWIRERGWEGQARVAGVRLDLTLGYALTGLFGIAMLLLAAAVLGGAGGLPPGSEGLVACGNAVREAASSRFGGVTGSVASSVFLVGVWGAVFTSTLGVWNGVPYLFADYLDALRGRFGSEVETSGAAYRGFLLYIAVPPMMLLFLDRPMWVIKVYTLTGGLFMPLLAGTLLFLNSRQKLVGELRNGPVALATLMLALVLFAAIAARQLIDLL
- a CDS encoding DNA mismatch repair protein; protein product: MVIRSSNLRRGVRHGPEDRIQGDPRKYPDRSVMDRIGSMIFTDGRFGRSRAPRELDEFPLPDLLSPRAEVNPDPERLKHLLDLAFLGRASAGEIDRELDSMAAAETPWQPEHFADDLFLTELVSANLNVEVCGHRFKTHGPFIERVLSAPSGDLQTIRYRQAILRELEERPGLAECVEGLLFRLYRMLTLLRASRDDARLEPLKFRMDVLAAFRSVVHHMTDTFEGSSSGLQRVFDAGTSIRQSDAFGRLEALLDHHQKMAMLDLEVFLGADGRVRHLEIRGLSEAKGNPYYRRPLRRWWDRLRIFFRRYSLGSEEIAERLSMDVWQDIAPAVVRLIQLICHLELYMVARTFAASSRFRGLDVCLPSIGSHTELEIRDLFNPLLLILPELPVPTDLIVRGDRPINLVTGPNSGGKTRLLQAVGIAQVLAHCGLYAPCSAARIPLVAGLFASIVELDRADQAEGRLGTELMRLRNLFENVPAGSLVLLDELCSGTNPSEAIEIVDMVLRLLRQIRPFALVTTHFLDFADQLQHRNASAGIAFLQAEVDEESGPTFRFIPGVASTSLAVGTARRLGVTFEELERILEKRLDRVPSSEEIDELPRCDGSE